In Ictalurus punctatus breed USDA103 chromosome 3, Coco_2.0, whole genome shotgun sequence, the following are encoded in one genomic region:
- the dok1a gene encoding docking protein 2 — protein MDTHVKRGEVYLQHQKYSEKWKRYWLNLYPNSRNGVARLALTETGPERSPVIVRKQLDRKIIRLADCISVVRLPPHAEALPGDSMAAFCVDTGEKRLVFAVEKEGCGEWLEKICEIAFQKSSNNVPQPLLQMEENEIYASREEVFEFPVTVQQTEASVRCNLQGTYWLQIGEDMLMLKGTDSKQRVMEWPYKLLRRYGGDKMTFSIEAGRRCDSGPGTFIYETKQGDEILHHMELAIQQQKSLAVTGGSSTVQTPCSPLPKRPGSGNLLDIHTNSYSDSSLSPMYSSPVSPIGSAESECIKPVTGSSQTTQRHSGESTSLPEIVYSNPVDAVGFDKSKHTQRVRSQVTVKSSSPGDCHNEDLEPVYSDPVDLLQPTYNPPKYASVNLDKAKETFYYASQSEPVYSEIPHFTPYPAQKHGSVVQIEEEPIYSLPEVCVVHKTQEDVHTSPAKDNKQNTQSTRTEEVIYSQVKKPKKSTKPQDKYTITSSQEIMSEDLGLI, from the exons ATGGACACCCATGTAAAACGAGGAGAGGTTTATTTACAACACCAAAAATATTCAGAG AAGTGGAAGCGGTACTGGCTAAACCTTTACCCAAACAGTCGGAATGGTGTGGCTCGACTGGCGCTAACAGAAACTGGTCCAGAACGATCCCCAGTTATTGTCCGGAAGCAGCTCGACCGCAAGATTATAAGGCTAGCAGACTGTATCAGCGTTGTTCGACTCCCTCCACACGCAGAGGCCCTACCTGGGGACAGCATGGCAGCATTTTGTGTAGATACAGGTGAAAAGAGGCTGGTGTTTGCTGTAGAGAAAGAGGGCTGTGGAGAGTGGCTGGAGAAGATCTGTGAAATTGCATTTCAG AAGAGCAGTAATAATGTGCCACAGCCACTGCTACAGATGGAAGAGAATGAAATCTATGCTTCCAGAGAAGAAG TGTTTGAGTTTCCGGTGACTGTGCAGCAGACCGAGGCATCAGTGCGCTGCAACCTGCAGGGAACGTATTGGTTGCAGATTGGTGAAGACATGCTCATGCTCAAGGGCACTGACAGCAAGCAGAGAGTGATGGAATGGCCCTACAAGCTACTGCGCCGGTATGGAGGAGACAAG ATGACGTTCTCAATTGAGGCAGGTAGACGCTGTGATTCTGGTCCTGGCACCTTTATATATGAGACCAAGCAAGGTGACGAGATACTCCATCACATGGAACTGGCCATCCAGCAGCAGAAGAGCCTGGCTGTCACGGGAGGTAGCTCCACTGTCCAAACACCTTGCTCCCCATTGCCTAAACGACCAGGCAGTGGCAACTTGCTGGACATTCACACCAATAGCTATTCTGACTCCAGCTTAAGTCCTATGTACTCAAGTCCTGTAAGTCCAATAGGCTCAGCTGAATCAGAATGCATCAAACCTGTAACTGGCTCATCCCAAACAACACAGAGGCATTCTGGTGAATCTACTTCCTTGCCTGAAATTGTGTACTCAAATCCTGTTGATGCTGTTGGGTTTGACAAGAGTAAGCACACACAGCGAGTCAGATCACAAGTGACTGTGAAAAGCAGCAGTCCTGGTGATTGTCATAATGAGGACTTAGAACCAGTGTATTCTGATCCTGTTGATCTTCTCCAGCCTACATATAATCCACCAAAATATGCCTCTGTTAATCTTGATAAAgcaaaagaaacattttattatgcCAGTCAGTCAGAACCAGTGTACTCCGAGATACCTCATTTCACACCATACCCAGCACAGAAACACGGAAGTGTGGTTCAGATTGAGGAAGAACCAATCTACAGTTTACCCGAGGTTTGTGTAGTTCACAAAACACAGGAGGACGTTCACACCAGCCCTGCAAAGGACAATAAGCAGAACACACAAAGCACCAGGACAGAGGAAGTCATCTACAGTCAAGTCAAAAAACCAAAGAAATCCACAAAGCCTCAAGACAAGTACACTATTACCAGCTCACAAGAGATTATGTCTGAAGACCTTGGACTGATTTAA
- the paip2b gene encoding polyadenylate-binding protein-interacting protein 2B → MPEPADINSPEVAKTPGGSSGPGKEDSMLNGHKEGEANPFAEYMWMENEEEYNRQVEEELLEQEFLERCFQEMLEEEDQDWFIPARDLPSGVGHIQQQFSGLSVNDSNAEDIARKSSLNPEAKEFVPGVKY, encoded by the exons ATGCCTG AGCCTGCAGATATTAACAGTCCTGAGGTGGCAAAGACACCAGGGGGCAGCAGTGGCCCTGGGAAAGAAGACAGCATGCTGAATGGACACAAGGAAGGAGAGGCCAACCCCTTTGCAGAGTACATGTGGATGGAGAATGAGGAGGAGTACAACAGGCAG GTGGAGGAAGAGCTTTTGGAGCAGGAGTTTCTGGAGCGCTGTTTCCAGGAAATGTTGGAAGAGGAGGATCAAGATTGGTTCATTCCTGCACGGGACCTTCCCTCTGGAGTTGGACACATTCAGCAGCAGTTCAGTGGCCTGTCGGTCAATGACTCAAATGCCGAAGACATTGCA CGCAAAAGCAGTTTGAACCCAGAGGCAAAGGAGTTTGTGCCAGGAGTGAAATACTAG